A region from the uncultured Ilyobacter sp. genome encodes:
- a CDS encoding proline--tRNA ligase gives MKFSNLYVKTLKETPKDAEVISHKLMLRAGMIKKLASGVYTYLPLGYKALRKVEKIVREEMERAGSQEIFMPVLQPAEIWQESGRWDTMGPEMMRIKDRHDREFVLGPTHEEVITDIVRNDISSYKSLPMNLYQIQTKFRDERRPRFGLMRSREFLMKDAYSFHGSEECLDNEFEKMKGAYTRIFERCGLKFRSVEADSGAIGGSGSQEFHVLAESGEDEIIYCDSCGYAANLEKAESIAFVPEYEKELMQAELLDTPNISKIEDIAEHLGIETSQTVKAIIFKDIGSEKIYMVLIRGDYEINEVKLKNLLDATELVMLTDSELEDLNLKKGYMGPYNLDADNIILVADETVIKIVNHTAGGNKMDTHYINVNYGRDYEADIIGDIRTVKKDEGCPRCSGTLSSARGIETGHVFKLGTKYSESMKATFLDVNGKSNVMMMGCYGIGVSRTTAAAIEQNYDENGIIWPSSIAPYVVDVVPANMKNKDQVSLGEKVYDELLEAGIDTVLDDRNERPGFKFKDADLIGFPFKVVSGKQAAEGILEIKIRRTGETLDVKTEDVVTTIKELMKKY, from the coding sequence ATGAAATTTAGCAATCTTTACGTAAAGACGCTAAAAGAGACCCCTAAAGATGCAGAGGTAATCAGTCATAAATTAATGCTCAGAGCAGGAATGATAAAAAAACTAGCCAGTGGTGTTTATACTTACCTACCTTTAGGATATAAGGCGCTTAGAAAAGTTGAAAAAATTGTAAGAGAAGAGATGGAAAGAGCCGGGTCCCAGGAGATATTCATGCCGGTACTTCAGCCAGCTGAAATATGGCAGGAATCAGGAAGATGGGATACTATGGGTCCTGAGATGATGAGAATAAAAGACAGACACGACAGAGAGTTTGTCCTAGGACCAACTCATGAAGAGGTCATAACCGATATCGTAAGAAATGATATCTCTTCATATAAGTCCCTTCCAATGAACCTCTATCAGATACAGACAAAATTCAGAGATGAAAGAAGACCTAGATTTGGTCTCATGAGAAGCAGAGAGTTTTTGATGAAAGATGCCTATTCTTTCCACGGGTCTGAAGAGTGTCTGGATAATGAATTTGAAAAGATGAAGGGAGCCTACACTAGAATCTTTGAAAGATGCGGACTGAAATTCAGGTCTGTAGAAGCAGATTCCGGGGCTATAGGTGGATCTGGTTCCCAGGAATTCCACGTCCTTGCAGAATCTGGTGAAGATGAGATAATCTACTGTGACTCATGTGGATATGCTGCAAATCTTGAGAAAGCAGAAAGTATAGCATTTGTTCCTGAATACGAGAAGGAGTTAATGCAGGCAGAACTTCTAGATACTCCAAACATCTCAAAAATAGAGGATATAGCCGAACATCTAGGTATCGAAACATCCCAGACTGTAAAGGCTATTATATTTAAAGATATAGGCTCTGAGAAGATATATATGGTCCTTATAAGGGGGGACTATGAAATAAATGAAGTTAAACTGAAAAACCTGCTTGATGCGACTGAATTGGTTATGCTCACAGACTCTGAACTTGAAGATCTGAACCTAAAAAAGGGATATATGGGGCCATACAATTTAGATGCTGACAACATTATCCTAGTCGCTGATGAAACTGTCATTAAGATAGTGAACCACACAGCAGGTGGAAACAAAATGGACACACACTATATAAATGTCAACTATGGAAGAGATTACGAGGCTGATATCATAGGAGATATCAGAACTGTAAAAAAAGATGAGGGATGTCCTAGATGTTCCGGTACTTTAAGCAGTGCCAGAGGTATCGAAACTGGACACGTATTCAAGTTGGGGACAAAATACTCAGAATCTATGAAAGCAACTTTCCTTGATGTAAATGGAAAGAGCAATGTAATGATGATGGGGTGCTATGGTATAGGGGTTTCTCGTACAACTGCCGCAGCCATAGAGCAAAACTATGATGAAAACGGAATAATCTGGCCATCTTCAATAGCCCCATATGTCGTAGATGTAGTACCTGCAAACATGAAGAATAAGGATCAGGTTAGCCTTGGAGAAAAGGTCTATGACGAACTTCTTGAAGCGGGAATAGACACAGTGCTAGATGACAGAAATGAAAGACCTGGATTCAAATTCAAAGATGCAGACCTTATAGGCTTCCCTTTCAAAGTTGTTTCTGGAAAACAGGCAGCAGAAGGTATCTTGGAAATTAAAATAAGAAGAACCGGTGAAACACTGGATGTAAAAACTGAAGATGTTGTAACCACTATAAAAGAACTGATGAAAAAATACTAA
- a CDS encoding YebC/PmpR family DNA-binding transcriptional regulator — protein MAGHSKWSNIKHRKGAQDKKRAKLFTKLGKELTISAKEGGGDINFNPRLRLALDKARAGNMPKDNIERAIKKGTGELEGVEYVEIRYEGYGPSGTAFIVDVVTDNKNRSASSVRSTFSKRGGNLGSDGAVAWMFNKNGLIEIPAAGVDEEELMMTALEAGAEDVKREDETFEVITDPADFQTVLDSLVEAGYKYEEAEVTMIPENRVEITDEDIAKKVFALYEALEDIDDVDDVYSNFDIPDEIMEKIMG, from the coding sequence GTGGCAGGACACAGTAAATGGTCGAATATAAAGCATAGAAAAGGTGCTCAGGATAAGAAAAGGGCAAAATTATTTACAAAACTTGGGAAAGAACTGACAATATCTGCAAAAGAAGGGGGAGGAGATATAAACTTCAACCCTAGACTGAGACTGGCCTTGGATAAAGCAAGAGCAGGAAATATGCCTAAAGATAATATAGAGAGAGCGATAAAAAAAGGTACCGGAGAGCTTGAAGGGGTTGAGTACGTAGAGATAAGATATGAGGGGTACGGGCCTTCAGGAACCGCCTTCATAGTAGACGTAGTTACTGACAACAAAAACAGATCGGCATCTTCAGTGAGATCCACTTTTTCTAAAAGAGGAGGTAATCTAGGATCAGACGGGGCTGTAGCGTGGATGTTTAATAAAAATGGTCTTATAGAGATACCAGCTGCGGGAGTGGATGAAGAGGAGCTTATGATGACTGCACTAGAAGCAGGTGCTGAGGATGTAAAGCGTGAAGATGAGACTTTTGAAGTTATCACAGACCCGGCAGATTTTCAGACTGTTTTAGATTCTCTTGTAGAAGCCGGATATAAGTATGAGGAAGCAGAGGTAACTATGATTCCTGAAAATAGGGTGGAGATAACAGATGAAGATATAGCCAAAAAAGTTTTTGCTCTTTATGAAGCCTTAGAAGATATAGATGACGTAGATGATGTTTATTCAAACTTTGACATTCCAGATGAAATAATGGAAAAAATAATGGGATAA
- a CDS encoding uracil-DNA glycosylase, which translates to MKLEIRELWEELKFDLGGMKMPKLDGVKDRKLLLGGGNTKGEILFIGDDPDLFEDENMRVLSGTSGEFFIKLCDLADLSPEKYYITNISKCILRWRELSEDEKGVMREYLDMQIALIKPKIIVALGPEVVAVLLNEESNISDVRGKVYNWEGNIKVIPTYDPGYVKRVRGLDGKKARPAVEFWNDLKMVKSEL; encoded by the coding sequence ATGAAATTGGAGATTAGAGAGTTGTGGGAAGAGCTAAAGTTTGACCTAGGCGGAATGAAAATGCCAAAATTGGACGGGGTCAAAGACAGAAAACTTCTTCTAGGAGGAGGGAACACAAAGGGAGAGATTTTGTTTATAGGGGACGATCCAGATCTCTTTGAAGATGAAAATATGAGGGTACTTTCAGGGACAAGCGGAGAATTTTTTATAAAGCTTTGCGATCTGGCAGATTTATCACCTGAAAAATACTACATAACCAATATTTCCAAATGCATCTTGAGGTGGAGAGAACTATCTGAAGATGAAAAAGGAGTTATGAGAGAGTATCTGGATATGCAGATAGCCCTTATAAAGCCCAAGATAATCGTGGCCTTAGGACCAGAAGTGGTAGCTGTGCTTCTCAATGAGGAATCAAATATATCCGATGTGAGAGGCAAGGTCTATAACTGGGAGGGAAATATAAAAGTAATTCCAACCTATGACCCGGGATATGTAAAACGTGTGAGAGGCCTAGACGGGAAAAAAGCCAGACCCGCTGTGGAATTTTGGAATGATCTGAAAATGGTAAAAAGTGAGCTTTAA
- a CDS encoding MBL fold metallo-hydrolase, producing the protein MKISILGSGSSGNATFLEVDGFKFLIDAGFSGKKIKEKLELIGENIEELGALLITHEHLDHILGAGVLSRKYNIPIYITSESYRICAEKLGKISEKNLRLIDGNFRLIDSVKVTPFDVMHDAERTIGFKVENSRGKKLAISTDIGYINNIVREHFRDVNIVVIECNYDYQMLMSCSYPWDLKARVKGRNGHLSNIDAAKFIGDINHPGLEKVYLAHVSRDSNSYETAINTVRDELKRQCIEVEIEIAYQEKNTNIFKV; encoded by the coding sequence ATGAAAATATCTATACTGGGAAGTGGTAGTTCTGGAAATGCTACCTTTCTGGAAGTTGACGGATTTAAATTTTTAATAGACGCAGGTTTTAGCGGCAAGAAAATAAAAGAAAAGCTTGAACTTATAGGAGAAAACATAGAAGAGTTAGGGGCTCTGCTTATCACCCATGAGCATTTAGACCATATACTAGGAGCGGGTGTTTTATCTAGAAAGTACAATATCCCCATATATATTACTTCTGAAAGTTACAGGATCTGTGCAGAAAAACTGGGGAAGATCTCAGAAAAAAATCTCAGACTTATAGATGGAAATTTCAGGCTGATAGATAGTGTTAAGGTGACTCCCTTCGATGTGATGCATGATGCAGAGAGAACCATAGGATTCAAGGTGGAAAACAGTCGTGGGAAAAAACTGGCTATTTCAACAGATATAGGATATATAAATAATATAGTTAGAGAACACTTTAGAGATGTAAACATAGTGGTGATCGAATGCAACTATGACTATCAGATGCTTATGAGCTGCTCCTATCCTTGGGACTTAAAGGCCAGGGTCAAGGGAAGAAACGGCCATCTGTCAAATATAGATGCAGCCAAGTTTATAGGGGATATAAATCATCCGGGACTTGAAAAAGTCTATCTTGCCCATGTGAGCCGGGACAGCAATAGCTATGAAACAGCTATAAATACTGTGAGAGATGAACTTAAGAGGCAGTGTATAGAGGTTGAGATTGAGATAGCATATCAGGAAAAGAACACAAATATATTTAAGGTATAG
- a CDS encoding LexA family transcriptional regulator: MDFKKFLKDRRKNLGYSQNKFAKSIGITQSYFNTIERGEVKNPPSEEVLDKIAEGLQLNEKETETLKYLAALERTPDIIMKELSKLKKELTSVEAMKGNTDLKESLPLIKGIPVYERISAGIGAINDGEVTDYLSIPGIKNAQEVFAVNVWGDSMEPNIKDGSVIICRKDVEIRDGEIGAFLLNDEAYVKRIKVTSQYVALMSDNPNYPPIFIGPGENLIAVGKVIKVLSDI, translated from the coding sequence ATGGATTTTAAAAAATTCCTTAAAGATAGAAGAAAAAATTTGGGGTACAGTCAGAATAAGTTCGCAAAGTCTATAGGAATAACCCAATCCTATTTCAACACCATCGAGAGGGGAGAGGTAAAAAATCCACCCAGCGAAGAAGTTTTAGACAAAATAGCAGAGGGACTTCAGCTAAATGAAAAAGAAACTGAAACGCTGAAATACCTTGCTGCCCTAGAAAGAACACCGGATATTATAATGAAGGAACTTTCAAAACTAAAAAAAGAGCTTACTTCGGTAGAAGCTATGAAGGGAAACACTGACCTAAAGGAAAGCCTCCCTCTGATAAAGGGAATACCGGTATATGAGAGAATAAGTGCAGGTATAGGGGCGATAAACGACGGAGAAGTTACAGACTATTTATCCATCCCAGGGATAAAAAATGCCCAGGAAGTCTTTGCTGTAAATGTTTGGGGTGACTCTATGGAGCCAAATATAAAAGACGGCTCTGTAATTATATGCAGAAAGGATGTTGAGATCAGAGACGGAGAGATCGGGGCTTTTTTATTGAATGATGAAGCCTATGTGAAAAGAATAAAAGTGACCAGCCAGTATGTGGCCCTCATGAGTGACAATCCAAATTATCCTCCTATTTTTATCGGACCTGGAGAAAATCTGATAGCTGTAGGAAAAGTTATAAAAGTATTGAGTGATATATAA